The genomic stretch AATTAGCAAAAGTAATTCCACCTTATATACAAATGGTTGGTTTGTTTGTGAATGCAAGTGCCACTGAAATTCAGGATGTACTTGATTGTGTTCCCCTAGATGTATTACAACTACATGGCGATGAAACTCCAGAACAATGTCAGGAAATTGCTCGCCATTGTAAACGTCGCTGGTATAAAGCGATTCAGGTTAAACCTGATTTAGATGTAGTTGCTGAAATTCAAAAATATCAGGCAGCTGGTGCCAGTGCTGTATTGCTCGATGCGTGGCATCCTGAGCTCAAAGGGGGCACAGGACATCAGTTTGACTGGTCTAAATTCCCGAAACTTGATATTCCATTAATTTTGGCAGGTGGTTTAACCCCTGACAATGTCATTGACGCTATTCATACTACCGGTGCTTTTGCAGTAGATGTGAGCGGAGGCGTAGAGTCCGCAAAAGGTATAAAAGACCAACAACTCATTGAACGATTTATGCAAGGAGTCCAACGTGGATCAGCAAAACAAT from Acinetobacter pittii encodes the following:
- the trpF gene encoding phosphoribosylanthranilate isomerase, with the translated sequence MSQSNQKRTRAKICGITRIQDVQTVVAAGADAIGFVFFPPSPRHVTVEQAQELAKVIPPYIQMVGLFVNASATEIQDVLDCVPLDVLQLHGDETPEQCQEIARHCKRRWYKAIQVKPDLDVVAEIQKYQAAGASAVLLDAWHPELKGGTGHQFDWSKFPKLDIPLILAGGLTPDNVIDAIHTTGAFAVDVSGGVESAKGIKDQQLIERFMQGVQRGSAKQCD